One segment of Falco rusticolus isolate bFalRus1 chromosome 3, bFalRus1.pri, whole genome shotgun sequence DNA contains the following:
- the NPBWR1 gene encoding LOW QUALITY PROTEIN: neuropeptides B/W receptor type 1 (The sequence of the model RefSeq protein was modified relative to this genomic sequence to represent the inferred CDS: deleted 3 bases in 2 codons; substituted 2 bases at 2 genomic stop codons), translating into MRRLYQVGNRGLNMSTPSLSSSFYVTVPVMYSVICAMGLTGHAAIIFVILKAPKMETATNIFILNLAIADELFNLVLPINIADYLLLEWSFREFMCKLVISVDQYDPFSSICFLTVTSTDHYQVVAATTMSRKMSYHAYXAAKVVSLCVWSLITVIILPFTVFARIHKEQGHSQCAFVFPYPESKWQKGSRIYIFILGFVIPMSTTCILYSTLLCILKHVHFTCNAKALDKAKKEVTLMVVFILAVCLFFWMPCHLSIVVALTTDIPXTPHTIGISYFVTSLSSYTNSCFNPFLYAFLDDSFQRSFHKQKDCRTAS; encoded by the exons ATGAGGAGACTGTACCAGGTAGGGAATAGAGGTCTGAATATGTCCACTCCTTCACTGAGCTCCAGCTTTTATGTCACAGTGCCTGTCATGTACTCAGTCATCTGTGCCATGGGGCTGACAGGCCACGCTGCCATCATCTTTGTAATCCTCAAAGCCCCAAAGATGGAAACAGCCACCAACATCTTCATCCTTAACCTGGCCATTGCTGATGAGCTCTTTAACCTGGTGCTACCCATCAATATTGCTGACTACCTGCTCCTGGAGTGGTCCTTTAGAGAGTTCATGTGCAAACTCGTCATCTCCGTAGACCAGTACGACCCCTTCTCCAGCATCTGCTTCCTCACTGTCACAAGCACTGACCACTACCAGGTTGTGGCGGCCACCACAATGTCCAGGAAGATGTCCTACCATGCCTATTGAGCAGCCAAGGTTGTGAGCCTTTGCGTCTGGTCCTTAATCACAGTCATCATCCTGCCCTTCACTGTCTTTGCTAGGATTCACAAGGAGCAGGGGCACTCCCAGTGTGCCTTTGTATTCCCCTACCCTGAAAGCAAGTGGCAGAAAGGCAGTCGGATCTACATCTTTATTTTAGGCTTTGTCATCCCCATGTCCACCACCTGCATCCTCTACAGCACCCTGCTGTGCATATTGAAACACGTACACTTCACTTGCAATGCAAAAGCCCTGGACAAAGCC AAAAAAGAGGTGACACTGATGGTGGTTTTCATCCTGGCTGTGTGCCTGTTCTTCTGGATGCCATGTCACCTTAGCATAGTGGTGGCCCTCACCACAGATATCCCATAAACCCCACACACCATTGGGATATCCTACTTCGTCACTAGCTTGAGT AGTTATACCAACAGCTGCTTCAATCCTTTTCTGTATGCCTTTCTGGATGACAGTTTCCAGAGAAGTTTTCACAAACAGAAAGATTGTAGAACCGCTTCATAA